One Endozoicomonas gorgoniicola DNA window includes the following coding sequences:
- a CDS encoding TIGR04211 family SH3 domain-containing protein, translated as MKLIVKTMMFALAAVWLSGTAAQVQAADKYVTDVVYVPLRAGPGNKYRILHQGLKTGARMTVLEDNAGEGFTKVRMSNGTEGFIRTQYLMDSQPARDRLPKEQKKSQQLSAQLKQLQAELQQQETELQSARDNLKNTSAMLDEKTTELVSLREATAEPLALDRRNKQLMEENLRYKNRVEVVEAENAQLVRNNSIRWYLYGGGTILIGILLGLFLPMVKLRKKPASDWV; from the coding sequence ATGAAGCTGATTGTAAAAACCATGATGTTTGCACTGGCTGCAGTATGGCTCTCGGGCACTGCTGCACAGGTGCAGGCAGCTGATAAGTATGTTACCGATGTCGTCTATGTTCCCCTGCGGGCAGGGCCGGGAAATAAGTACCGGATTCTGCATCAGGGTTTAAAAACCGGTGCCCGGATGACGGTACTGGAAGACAATGCCGGAGAGGGTTTTACCAAGGTTCGGATGTCCAATGGTACCGAAGGTTTTATTCGAACCCAGTACCTTATGGATTCGCAGCCAGCCCGTGACCGGTTGCCAAAAGAGCAGAAGAAAAGCCAGCAGCTGTCGGCACAGTTGAAACAACTTCAGGCTGAGCTGCAACAACAGGAAACTGAGTTGCAGTCTGCCAGAGACAACCTGAAAAATACGTCGGCCATGCTGGATGAGAAAACCACCGAGCTGGTGAGTTTGCGGGAAGCGACTGCTGAACCTTTGGCGCTTGACCGTCGTAACAAGCAGCTGATGGAAGAAAACCTGCGTTACAAAAACCGGGTTGAAGTGGTTGAGGCTGAAAATGCCCAGCTCGTCAGAAACAACAGTATTCGCTGGTATCTGTATGGTGGTGGCACCATCCTGATTGGTATTCTGTTAGGCCTGTTCCTGCCCATGGTGAAACTGCGCAAGAAGCCAGCATCTGACTGGGTATGA
- a CDS encoding SelT/SelW/SelH family protein, with protein sequence MPAKPVIEIQYCSQCQWLLRSAWLAQELLSTFATDLQEVRLQPGTGGVFKIRLNNEEIWERKKDGGFPQPKQIKQKVRDLIDPDRDLGHNDR encoded by the coding sequence ATGCCAGCAAAACCAGTTATTGAAATTCAGTATTGCAGCCAGTGCCAGTGGCTGCTTCGTTCAGCCTGGTTGGCTCAGGAACTGCTGAGTACCTTTGCTACGGATCTGCAGGAAGTCCGTTTGCAACCCGGCACCGGCGGGGTGTTTAAGATCAGGCTGAATAATGAGGAAATATGGGAAAGGAAAAAAGACGGCGGTTTTCCACAACCTAAACAGATCAAACAGAAGGTGCGGGACCTGATTGACCCAGACAGGGACCTGGGTCATAACGATCGTTGA
- a CDS encoding O-methyltransferase has protein sequence MTDIVTPELEQYCHEMTGQESAVLQALAQATRDRTRYPDNMSGRLVGQTLKMLAVISNARRVLEIGMFTGYAALSIAEALPEDGEIMCCESNPRAIAIAEEFFEQAGLSHKLNVLFGMALETIPAIEGELDMVFIDADKKKYQDYLEMTLPMVRQGGLIIIDDALWKGKVLAPQDERAQAIADLNQHICERRDVENVLLPVRHGLNIIRKL, from the coding sequence ATGACGGATATCGTCACTCCAGAGCTGGAACAGTACTGTCATGAAATGACCGGGCAGGAGTCAGCTGTATTGCAGGCTCTGGCGCAGGCCACCCGTGACCGGACCCGCTACCCGGATAATATGTCCGGTCGACTGGTCGGCCAGACACTGAAAATGCTGGCAGTGATCAGTAACGCCCGGCGGGTTTTGGAAATTGGCATGTTCACCGGTTATGCCGCGTTATCGATTGCCGAAGCACTGCCTGAGGACGGCGAAATCATGTGCTGCGAAAGTAACCCGAGAGCCATTGCTATTGCTGAGGAGTTTTTTGAGCAGGCGGGCTTATCGCACAAACTGAACGTTTTGTTTGGCATGGCACTGGAGACGATTCCCGCCATTGAGGGGGAGCTGGATATGGTGTTCATTGATGCCGACAAGAAAAAGTATCAGGACTATCTTGAAATGACGCTACCCATGGTGCGTCAGGGGGGGCTGATTATTATTGATGACGCTCTCTGGAAAGGAAAGGTTCTGGCTCCTCAGGATGAACGGGCGCAGGCCATTGCAGACCTGAACCAGCATATTTGTGAGCGCAGGGATGTGGAGAATGTGTTACTGCCTGTCCGGCATGGCCTGAATATTATTCGAAAACTATAA
- a CDS encoding ATP-dependent zinc protease family protein, translated as MSKPIYFMLLSVLVVSLQLSAPRAAEACDCPGDKVIFGLYETATLENIQQLKISTLIDTGATTTSLDARNIKMYVNRKGRRWVYYDFYHKPSGKTVSMHQPVSRVARVITHSGSPKERAVVRNTISIGSTRHLLETSLINRGNFPQQLLIGRNYLKKSGLVDSARSYLQSRKQ; from the coding sequence GTGAGCAAGCCCATTTATTTCATGCTGCTGTCTGTTCTTGTTGTCAGTTTGCAGCTGTCTGCCCCCAGAGCAGCAGAAGCTTGCGACTGTCCTGGCGACAAGGTGATTTTCGGCCTTTACGAAACCGCCACGCTGGAAAATATTCAACAGCTTAAAATCTCAACATTAATTGATACCGGAGCGACCACCACTTCCCTTGATGCCCGCAATATAAAAATGTATGTCAACCGCAAGGGGCGTCGCTGGGTTTATTACGATTTTTATCATAAGCCGAGTGGAAAAACCGTGTCCATGCACCAGCCTGTCAGCAGGGTTGCGCGAGTCATTACCCACTCGGGTTCTCCAAAGGAACGGGCTGTTGTTCGAAATACCATCAGTATCGGATCTACCCGTCATTTACTGGAAACGTCATTAATCAATCGCGGCAATTTTCCCCAGCAGCTGTTGATTGGCAGGAACTACCTTAAAAAATCAGGGCTGGTCGATTCGGCAAGATCTTATCTGCAGAGCAGGAAGCAATAG
- a CDS encoding ZrgA family zinc uptake protein, translated as MKNVWYKKSAVFIATLLLSLTVYAGPVIHRAVEPAQMLLDITLKESNLTLYLTIPASASPLLVSNHEHKDIVSLLTEASDLWLPDADAACTLSSHRVFHSEHEATEEIRGDIQGFYDFNCLNPQSLYSIRPNVLNTLPGLKQLNIWLTTDNWQNKQSLIIPGDGNIAIKPGS; from the coding sequence ATGAAAAACGTATGGTATAAAAAATCTGCCGTATTCATCGCGACCTTGCTATTGAGTCTGACCGTTTATGCCGGGCCGGTTATTCATCGTGCTGTAGAGCCAGCCCAGATGTTACTGGACATTACATTAAAAGAGAGCAACCTGACACTGTATCTGACCATTCCAGCCTCTGCGTCTCCTCTGCTGGTCTCAAATCATGAACATAAAGATATTGTTAGCTTATTAACTGAAGCTTCGGATCTCTGGCTCCCTGACGCAGATGCCGCGTGTACCCTGAGCAGCCATAGGGTATTTCATAGCGAACACGAAGCCACTGAAGAGATACGGGGTGACATTCAGGGTTTTTATGATTTCAACTGTTTGAACCCTCAGTCCCTGTATTCTATTCGTCCCAATGTTCTCAATACTTTGCCGGGTTTAAAGCAGTTGAATATCTGGCTGACCACAGATAACTGGCAAAACAAGCAATCTTTGATAATACCGGGCGATGGCAACATTGCGATAAAACCCGGTAGTTGA
- a CDS encoding ABC transporter ATP-binding protein, whose amino-acid sequence MKKPVSDNLAVNIKDLKLAFHGYNSIDIPSLEIHSGEIILLFGENGSGKTTLFRLLSGLLRPDSGELQVLGHDLNTMSDRAKDHFRGDHIGYVFQNSNLMPYLTALENILLPCGFSSRKQKIVDSGEMTREYEAYQLMAKLKVEDPARLRHKTSQLSKGLRQRIAVARALIGNPSLILADEPASAMGSYSQRLVYELMINHARETNATLICISHNKEMDPLFDRRLNMKDINISAETNPLW is encoded by the coding sequence TTGAAAAAACCAGTAAGCGACAACCTGGCTGTCAATATAAAAGACCTGAAACTGGCCTTTCATGGCTACAACAGTATTGATATACCTTCTCTGGAAATCCACAGTGGAGAAATCATTCTTCTGTTTGGAGAAAACGGTTCGGGGAAAACAACATTATTCAGGTTATTGTCTGGTTTATTGAGGCCGGATTCGGGAGAGCTTCAGGTTCTTGGTCATGATCTGAATACAATGAGTGATCGTGCAAAAGACCATTTTCGTGGTGACCATATTGGTTATGTCTTTCAAAACTCGAATCTTATGCCCTATTTAACCGCCCTTGAAAATATTCTGTTGCCCTGCGGTTTTTCTTCCCGCAAGCAGAAAATTGTCGACAGTGGCGAAATGACCCGAGAGTACGAAGCTTATCAACTCATGGCCAAGCTTAAAGTAGAAGACCCGGCACGTCTGCGCCATAAAACGTCTCAGCTCAGCAAGGGCCTGCGGCAACGCATTGCGGTTGCGCGCGCCCTGATTGGCAACCCCAGCCTGATACTGGCTGACGAACCAGCGTCAGCTATGGGCAGTTACAGTCAGCGTCTGGTTTATGAGCTGATGATCAACCATGCCAGAGAGACCAACGCCACCCTGATCTGCATCAGCCACAATAAAGAGATGGACCCTCTTTTTGACCGGCGACTGAATATGAAGGACATCAACATAAGTGCGGAGACTAATCCATTATGGTAA
- a CDS encoding ABC transporter permease, producing MVILQLVKKSLGRRKVKALVSMAGLALSLALLLMLVHVKNSVFNTLERVTGQSDLIVGAPSQPVHLAMYGLFRIGNTPPAINFNVYDNLREHPEVAASIPLSMMESHRGFSVTGTTNALFDSFDPAGPLTFASGSGFTQPASVVLGYEVAQQTGYNIGEMITIAKGAEPTIEDEYQELFTITGILSSTGTVLDNSFIASLNDLASIRGRFNNDPDKADDINLILVRLHNRQALLPLQSEIGQQFSEPLEIVIPDQELAFIQRISNRFGSLMISIVMLTAVMALITVFFSVSSNLSERRSEIDTLRMLGARSYQVIAVGLLEPVLIIFLATVVGFLLFHIAASGAESLLPEEWKLWMTDRPVSFGEVKFLLLILLTGCLMAFVQAWKSAIEPVRQPSERR from the coding sequence ATGGTAATTCTGCAACTGGTTAAAAAAAGTCTCGGTCGCCGTAAGGTTAAAGCACTGGTATCCATGGCCGGACTGGCCTTGAGTCTTGCTCTGTTACTGATGCTGGTGCATGTTAAAAACAGTGTTTTTAACACTCTGGAGCGGGTAACAGGGCAGTCAGACCTTATTGTTGGTGCGCCTTCCCAGCCTGTACACCTTGCAATGTACGGATTATTCAGAATAGGTAACACGCCACCGGCTATCAATTTTAATGTGTATGACAATCTCCGGGAGCATCCGGAAGTCGCTGCTTCGATACCGCTCAGTATGATGGAAAGCCATAGAGGGTTTTCCGTGACGGGTACCACCAACGCCCTGTTTGATTCATTTGATCCGGCTGGTCCACTGACTTTTGCATCAGGCAGTGGTTTTACTCAGCCAGCCAGTGTTGTATTGGGGTATGAGGTGGCACAGCAGACCGGATATAACATTGGAGAAATGATTACCATCGCCAAGGGCGCAGAACCGACCATAGAGGACGAATATCAGGAACTGTTTACGATTACAGGAATATTGTCTTCTACTGGCACCGTACTGGACAACAGCTTTATTGCCTCTCTGAATGACCTGGCTTCAATCCGGGGACGCTTTAATAATGACCCGGACAAAGCAGACGACATTAACCTTATTCTGGTGCGGCTGCATAACCGTCAGGCTTTGCTGCCTTTGCAGAGTGAGATCGGACAACAGTTTTCAGAGCCGCTGGAAATAGTGATACCAGATCAGGAACTGGCCTTTATCCAGCGAATTAGTAACCGCTTTGGCAGTCTGATGATTAGTATTGTTATGCTGACGGCTGTGATGGCATTAATTACTGTGTTTTTCAGTGTCAGCAGTAATCTGTCTGAACGTCGCAGTGAGATAGATACCCTCAGAATGCTGGGAGCCCGCTCGTATCAGGTTATTGCTGTCGGGCTTCTCGAGCCAGTGTTGATTATTTTTCTGGCGACGGTGGTTGGCTTTCTACTGTTCCATATAGCGGCTTCTGGTGCTGAGTCACTGTTGCCGGAAGAGTGGAAGTTGTGGATGACTGATCGTCCGGTATCTTTTGGGGAAGTTAAATTTTTATTACTTATCCTTCTGACAGGATGCCTGATGGCCTTTGTTCAGGCATGGAAATCAGCAATCGAACCGGTTCGGCAGCCTTCGGAAAGGCGGTAA
- a CDS encoding phosphoadenosine phosphosulfate reductase domain-containing protein, which yields MNLDAINRDLTALSPQEIIASALADARAPVLTTNFGPHEAAILHMVTQVKPEIPVVWIDSGYATGATYRFARQLIDRLGLNIRIYHPEYSRAYRSAVMGGVPEVDTPEHDEFTRQVKLEPFARAMASEAPDVWLTAIRKDQTAFRQELEVASETRDGYLRIAPLLNWTELDVEEYLVEHDLPIEEDYYDPTKVMGHRECGLHTSVSRQNKE from the coding sequence ATGAATCTGGATGCGATCAACAGAGACCTGACTGCGCTATCACCTCAGGAGATCATTGCCTCGGCACTGGCTGATGCCAGAGCGCCCGTGCTGACCACCAACTTTGGTCCACATGAAGCCGCTATTCTGCACATGGTGACTCAGGTAAAACCTGAGATACCGGTGGTATGGATTGATTCGGGTTATGCTACCGGGGCCACCTATCGTTTTGCCAGACAGCTGATTGATCGACTGGGTCTGAATATCCGCATTTATCACCCTGAATACAGTCGTGCTTATCGCAGTGCTGTGATGGGAGGGGTTCCGGAAGTCGATACCCCCGAACACGATGAGTTTACCCGTCAGGTTAAGCTGGAGCCTTTTGCCAGGGCCATGGCGTCTGAAGCCCCGGATGTCTGGCTGACAGCCATTCGTAAAGATCAGACGGCTTTTCGGCAGGAACTGGAGGTGGCGTCGGAAACCCGGGACGGTTACCTGAGGATTGCCCCATTATTGAACTGGACAGAACTGGATGTTGAGGAGTATCTGGTTGAGCATGACCTGCCCATTGAAGAAGACTACTACGACCCCACCAAAGTAATGGGACACAGGGAGTGTGGTTTGCATACGTCGGTCAGTCGTCAGAATAAAGAGTGA
- a CDS encoding BolA family protein gives MLEHIQDKLSSSLSLEHIEVINESHLHNTPPGSESHFKAILVSSEFCQKMPVKRHQMVYCLLTDEMQNSIHALALHTYTPEEWMSRQQQAPDTPDCRGGSKH, from the coding sequence ATGCTCGAACACATTCAAGACAAGCTATCGTCGTCTTTATCGCTGGAACATATTGAAGTGATTAACGAGAGTCATCTGCACAACACGCCACCGGGCTCGGAGTCCCATTTCAAAGCCATTCTGGTCAGCAGTGAGTTCTGCCAGAAAATGCCGGTCAAACGACACCAGATGGTTTACTGCCTGCTAACCGACGAAATGCAGAACAGCATTCATGCCCTGGCTTTGCACACTTACACACCAGAAGAATGGATGTCACGCCAGCAGCAGGCACCAGACACACCGGATTGTCGTGGAGGCAGCAAGCACTGA
- a CDS encoding 2Fe-2S iron-sulfur cluster-binding protein: MPLITFAGHTYQASSQRPLLETLLSHRLPVPHSCRSGYCHSCLMKVEKGNVPACSQQSLSIDKIQQGYFLACLCRPEQDMEISLARRDIVPGIITGKTRLTSTLVALDIAPRHPVNYEPGQLITLWTTDSPPSASQLSVRSNNSKELARPCYLASLAEEDKQLTVHIQRRVNGQFSQWAHDCTQIGQKISISDVRGTKIHQNLSSNNLIVVQDGCLAPILPLLRRLYASSATTTKTVHLILQVDHEDNLYGMTLMSRLAQQQPDFTVRICCGLQGKKQLETILAETILAETILEKSGSSSELSDSRLIISGYQDFIKQYTQQVQMDILLLPYS; encoded by the coding sequence ATGCCTTTAATTACATTTGCAGGCCACACCTATCAAGCCAGTTCACAGAGGCCGTTACTGGAAACATTGCTGTCACACAGACTGCCTGTCCCCCATTCATGCCGGTCAGGCTACTGTCATTCCTGTCTGATGAAGGTCGAAAAGGGAAATGTTCCAGCCTGCAGCCAGCAATCACTGAGCATCGATAAAATCCAGCAAGGTTACTTTCTGGCCTGCCTGTGCAGGCCCGAACAGGATATGGAAATATCTCTGGCAAGAAGAGATATAGTTCCCGGCATTATCACTGGTAAAACCAGACTGACTTCCACGCTTGTTGCCCTGGATATTGCACCGCGACACCCTGTTAACTATGAGCCGGGGCAACTGATTACGCTGTGGACGACGGATTCCCCACCTTCAGCCAGTCAGCTTTCAGTCCGTTCAAACAACAGCAAAGAACTGGCGCGTCCCTGTTATCTTGCCTCGCTGGCAGAAGAGGACAAACAGTTAACCGTCCACATCCAGCGCAGAGTCAATGGTCAGTTCAGCCAGTGGGCTCATGATTGTACACAAATTGGTCAAAAAATCAGTATCAGTGATGTACGGGGAACAAAAATTCATCAAAATTTGTCATCAAACAACCTGATTGTCGTACAGGACGGCTGCCTTGCTCCCATTCTGCCCCTGTTGCGCAGACTCTACGCTTCGTCTGCAACCACCACAAAGACTGTACATCTGATCCTTCAGGTAGACCATGAAGACAATCTTTATGGTATGACACTGATGAGCAGACTTGCGCAGCAACAGCCTGACTTTACTGTCCGGATTTGTTGTGGTTTACAGGGAAAGAAACAGCTTGAGACAATACTGGCTGAAACAATACTGGCTGAGACAATACTGGAAAAATCCGGGTCATCCTCAGAATTATCCGACAGCCGCTTGATAATTTCCGGCTATCAGGATTTCATAAAACAATACACACAACAGGTTCAGATGGACATTCTGCTTCTGCCTTATTCCTGA
- a CDS encoding fumarate hydratase, with product MTVIREEDLIESVADALQFISYYHPIDFVQAVHEAWKKESSKAAKDAMAQILINSRMCAMGKRPICQDTGIVTIFLKVGMNVRFDTDKPLDDLVNEGVRRAYTHPDNVLRASVLEDPAGARKNTKDNTPAVIHIDLVPGDKVDVQVAAKGGGSENKSKLAMLNPSDDIVEWIKKTVPTMGAGWCPPGMLGIGIGGTAEKAMVMAKESLMDPVDIHELRERGPQNRVEELRLEIMDAVNNLGIGAQGLGGLTTVLDIKIKDYPTHAASLPVAMIPNCAATRHAHFTLDGNGPVLQTPPSLDEYPEVELDMSEGVLKVDIDNITKDDIKSWKPGDTILLSGKILTGRDAAHKRMIEMMERGEELPVDLNGRFIYYVGPVDPVRDEVVGPAGPTTSTRMDKFTRTLLEKGGLAGTIGKAERGAATIEAIRDNESVYLIAVGGAAYLVSQAVKKAEVLAFPELGMEAIYEFEVKDMPVTVAVDHTGDSVHTTGPQIWKQKIEEQILEVR from the coding sequence ATGACTGTTATTCGCGAAGAAGATTTGATTGAGAGCGTTGCTGATGCCCTGCAATTTATCTCCTATTATCATCCGATTGATTTTGTTCAGGCCGTGCATGAAGCATGGAAGAAGGAATCTTCCAAAGCGGCGAAAGACGCCATGGCGCAGATTCTGATTAATTCCAGAATGTGTGCTATGGGTAAGCGTCCCATCTGTCAGGATACCGGTATCGTGACCATATTCCTGAAAGTAGGTATGAACGTTCGTTTTGATACCGACAAGCCTCTGGACGATCTGGTAAACGAAGGCGTTCGCCGGGCTTACACTCATCCAGACAATGTTCTGCGCGCCTCTGTGCTGGAAGACCCTGCCGGAGCCCGTAAAAACACCAAAGATAACACTCCGGCAGTTATTCATATTGATCTGGTACCCGGCGACAAAGTGGACGTTCAGGTGGCTGCCAAAGGTGGTGGCTCTGAGAACAAGTCCAAGCTGGCTATGCTGAATCCTTCTGACGATATTGTTGAATGGATCAAGAAGACGGTTCCAACCATGGGGGCGGGCTGGTGTCCTCCTGGTATGCTGGGTATCGGCATTGGTGGTACTGCTGAGAAAGCCATGGTCATGGCCAAAGAGTCCCTGATGGATCCGGTGGATATTCACGAACTGCGTGAACGGGGCCCGCAAAACCGGGTTGAAGAACTGCGTCTGGAAATCATGGATGCTGTTAACAATCTGGGTATTGGCGCTCAGGGGCTGGGTGGCCTGACTACGGTTCTGGATATCAAGATTAAAGACTACCCGACTCATGCCGCGTCCTTGCCGGTAGCGATGATTCCAAACTGCGCGGCAACCCGCCACGCGCACTTTACTCTGGACGGTAATGGTCCGGTATTGCAGACGCCACCAAGCCTGGATGAGTATCCGGAAGTGGAGCTGGATATGAGCGAAGGTGTGCTGAAGGTGGATATTGACAATATTACCAAAGACGACATCAAGAGCTGGAAGCCGGGCGATACGATTCTGCTGTCGGGTAAAATCCTCACTGGTCGCGATGCTGCACACAAGCGCATGATTGAGATGATGGAACGTGGGGAAGAACTGCCGGTTGACCTGAACGGCCGCTTTATTTACTACGTGGGTCCGGTTGACCCGGTTCGTGATGAAGTGGTTGGCCCTGCAGGCCCGACCACGTCTACACGAATGGACAAATTTACCCGCACCTTGCTGGAAAAAGGTGGTCTGGCCGGTACTATTGGTAAAGCAGAACGTGGTGCTGCAACGATTGAAGCCATCAGAGACAACGAGTCTGTTTACCTGATTGCTGTGGGCGGTGCTGCTTACCTGGTTTCCCAGGCTGTGAAAAAAGCCGAAGTTCTGGCATTCCCTGAACTGGGTATGGAAGCGATCTACGAGTTTGAAGTGAAAGATATGCCGGTCACTGTGGCGGTTGATCACACCGGAGACTCGGTTCACACCACTGGTCCTCAAATCTGGAAACAAAAAATTGAGGAGCAGATTCTGGAAGTAAGATAA
- a CDS encoding C2 family cysteine protease: MKPIIRAIFVLLTLASNHLLAEQPDFRPDFATAYRHYEAIESRFDTDGDNQLSYEELIEAFHAPHLTKSQYQAIRLYLVNFDTLQTTGTARLSQNSLIQANFSGQQLLYNHEKDRRFWINWLDHPDRSAYAEIYFAMFPYGLTSITPDNLLQNNYPDCVLIATLASIANSETGKRLILQYFQGGDLDGVYVAFPGVPEQSFYIQAYDIVTNKKLAKSRGIGLWPGALESAFAVLPKNRKFKYGDDQLAQIKYGKFAKLHSVDPDLAFAVLTGASTEVDNIQTQTEDHLAQQLKKIINEDRIAFLGMEPRYSHFSTGLMNEVIPRHAYSIIGYDEAQQQVLLRNPHGHSDIIQRSYSIMPHRTNTSGKPLFVYEYLFHDIPKHLRKSFLFTEEQARWMASPASNFTSNLKSVFQSAIDEKRGTHAVHFIRVPSNSETSQDRTGIFRMSLEEVIHSFNLLTYTACGLSYCYP; this comes from the coding sequence ATGAAACCGATTATTAGAGCCATTTTTGTACTTTTAACCCTTGCATCGAACCACCTGCTGGCAGAACAGCCAGACTTCAGACCCGATTTTGCGACGGCTTATCGTCACTACGAGGCGATTGAATCACGCTTTGATACCGATGGCGATAACCAGCTCTCCTATGAAGAGCTGATAGAGGCCTTTCACGCGCCCCACCTGACCAAGTCGCAGTATCAGGCTATCCGGCTTTATCTGGTTAATTTCGACACACTTCAAACTACCGGAACAGCCCGACTCAGTCAGAACAGCCTGATTCAGGCTAATTTTTCAGGGCAGCAACTGCTCTACAACCATGAAAAAGACAGGCGATTCTGGATTAATTGGCTCGATCATCCAGATCGATCAGCCTATGCAGAAATTTACTTTGCGATGTTTCCTTATGGGTTGACCAGTATTACACCGGATAATCTCCTTCAAAATAACTACCCCGATTGCGTTTTAATAGCCACTCTTGCCAGTATTGCCAACTCAGAAACAGGCAAAAGGCTTATTCTCCAGTATTTTCAGGGCGGCGATTTAGACGGTGTCTATGTTGCTTTCCCGGGAGTTCCTGAGCAGAGCTTCTATATCCAGGCGTATGACATTGTGACCAATAAAAAACTGGCAAAATCCAGAGGCATAGGCTTGTGGCCAGGAGCCTTAGAAAGTGCTTTCGCCGTTCTTCCAAAAAACCGAAAATTTAAATATGGAGATGATCAGTTAGCACAAATAAAATATGGAAAGTTTGCCAAACTGCACTCTGTCGACCCCGACCTTGCATTCGCTGTACTGACGGGAGCTTCAACTGAAGTAGATAATATTCAAACACAAACAGAAGATCATCTGGCACAGCAGCTAAAAAAGATTATCAATGAAGACCGGATTGCGTTTCTGGGTATGGAGCCAAGGTATAGCCATTTTAGTACAGGTCTGATGAACGAAGTAATTCCTCGTCATGCCTACAGCATCATTGGTTATGACGAGGCTCAGCAGCAGGTCTTGCTAAGAAACCCCCATGGACATTCAGACATCATTCAACGATCCTATTCGATAATGCCTCACCGGACAAATACTTCGGGGAAACCCCTGTTTGTTTACGAATATCTATTTCATGATATTCCCAAACACCTAAGAAAATCATTTCTGTTCACAGAGGAACAGGCAAGGTGGATGGCAAGTCCGGCTTCAAATTTTACCAGTAATTTAAAGTCAGTTTTTCAATCTGCTATTGATGAAAAAAGAGGCACCCACGCCGTTCACTTTATTAGAGTGCCCAGCAATTCAGAGACATCCCAGGACCGAACAGGCATTTTCCGAATGAGCCTTGAAGAAGTCATACATTCATTTAATCTCCTTACATACACTGCCTGCGGGCTTTCTTACTGCTACCCCTGA
- a CDS encoding putative adhesin → MPYTGTEARSYFRENRFFLFTGRSFGKAKVQNLIIDCSKGELSGRSFQNQLFSVPSQLRVLFYCVHGTAMMPYIASPIPLMQGSFEACEVLSESQICFNYTLSPREAVEGLGTIENMSKVPTKIYKSIIEADRIERLKTGETRTANVYDILVPTNKVHLKRLLTEVRFRFPHYRNIHCLFSREISGRGRQYYDPYTLPSRFVQGQLGHWELLEENDADFNITDSWVFIEMTDANDMNQN, encoded by the coding sequence TTGCCTTACACCGGTACGGAAGCGCGATCTTACTTTAGAGAAAATCGCTTTTTTTTGTTTACTGGCCGATCTTTCGGAAAAGCCAAGGTCCAGAACCTGATTATTGATTGCTCAAAAGGAGAGCTTTCAGGGCGTTCTTTCCAAAATCAGCTGTTTAGTGTACCTTCGCAGCTTCGTGTGTTGTTCTATTGTGTTCATGGGACGGCTATGATGCCCTACATAGCAAGCCCGATCCCTTTAATGCAGGGATCGTTCGAAGCCTGTGAAGTGCTCTCTGAGAGTCAGATATGTTTCAACTATACTCTGAGTCCCAGAGAGGCTGTCGAGGGCCTTGGCACGATAGAAAACATGAGTAAAGTGCCGACTAAAATATACAAATCAATCATTGAGGCTGACAGGATTGAGAGATTAAAAACTGGAGAAACGCGCACAGCAAACGTGTACGATATTCTCGTGCCAACAAATAAAGTACACCTGAAGAGGTTGTTGACAGAGGTGCGGTTCAGATTTCCCCATTACCGGAATATCCATTGTCTTTTTAGCCGGGAAATATCGGGGAGAGGCCGACAATATTACGATCCCTACACACTTCCTTCACGCTTTGTCCAGGGGCAACTCGGTCACTGGGAACTTCTCGAAGAAAACGATGCGGACTTCAATATTACTGATTCATGGGTGTTTATTGAAATGACTGATGCGAACGATATGAATCAAAACTAG